A window of the Callospermophilus lateralis isolate mCalLat2 chromosome 7, mCalLat2.hap1, whole genome shotgun sequence genome harbors these coding sequences:
- the LOC143404575 gene encoding regucalcin-like, producing the protein METWVQGLHKASTSPFGDGGRHACAKPCSTAGGTRGWGSGAQTISEGGGRRGGEGALVPVNVWVTQPGDPVGCVALHREGSYVVASGTCLGLLDWEKGQVEWAAWLDRDKPHNRFNDGKVGPAGRFVAGTMPEASAPGVWEPGQGSLYTLYADRSVVRQLDQLGIPNGLDWSLDHHTLYHVDGLDYSVRAYDYDVQTGGLANPRLVCQLEPEQGMPDGLFMDTTGTLWVACIDGGRVIRMDAETGTRLCTPEMPVSRVTSCCFGGADYSDLYVTSAADSLSPEQLLQEPQAGHVFKVLGLGVRGLASCHFSVQCSLSQASVPGVVTSHTDCLGTLASAFNLLGPVEDEDKEQ; encoded by the exons ATGGAGACGTGGGTGCAGGGACTCCACAAAGCCAGCACCTCTCCTTTCGGGGACGGGGGACGACATGCCTGTGCCAAGCCCTGCTCCACAGCGGGAGGAACCCGTGGCTGGGGGAGTGGCGCCCAGACCATCTCAGAGGGCGGAGGAAGACGGGGGGGGGAGGGGGCGCTGGTGCCTGTGAACGTGTGGGTGACACAGCCAG GAGACCCTGTTGGCTGTGTGGCTCTGCACCGAGAGGGCAGCTACGTGGTGGCCTCTGgcacctgccttggcctcctggacTGGGAGAAGGGGCAGGTGGAGTGGGCGGCCTGGCTGGACAGGGACAAGCCCCACAACAGGTTCAACGACGGGAAGGTGGGCCCCGCTGGGAGGTTTGTGG CAGGCACCATGCCAGAGGCGTCCGCCCCAGGAGTGTGGGAGCCGGGGCAGGGCTCCCTGTACACACTCTATGCTGACCGCTCCGTGGTCAGACAGCTGGACCAGCTGGGCATCCCCAACGGGCTGGACTGGTCCCTGGACCATCACACTCTCTACCACGTGGACGGCCTGGACTACTCTGTGCGGGCCTATGACTACGACGTGCAGACAGGAGGCCTGG CAAACCCACGACTGGTGTGCCAGCTGGAGCCAGAGCAAGGCATGCCAGATGGGCTGTTCATGGACACCACGGGGACACTCTGGGTGGCCTGCATTGATGGAGGCAGGGTGATCCGCATGGACGCCGAGACAG GGACGCGGCTGTGCACCCCGGAGATGCCAGTGTCCAGGGTGACGTCCTGCTGTTTCGGGGGGGCTGACTACTCCGACCTGTACGTGACCTCTGCAGCGGACAGCCTGAGTCCAGAGCAGCTGTTGCAGGAGCCGCAGGCAGGACACGTCTTCAAG GTCCTGGGCCTGGGGGTGAGAGGCCTTGCATCCTGCCACTTCTCCGTCCAATGCAGCTTGAGccaggcctccgtccctggg